In Stigmatopora nigra isolate UIUO_SnigA chromosome 2, RoL_Snig_1.1, whole genome shotgun sequence, a single window of DNA contains:
- the LOC144183570 gene encoding uncharacterized protein LOC144183570 isoform X1, with protein MSSKILTLLYERGNCKITPRHRRAVVVGCNKKEQLLCVGNQVFKFGTCAVPHSFRKPFLFRRSRHMHSNEHPDAALPECPEHTPSRLKERRLGQIKVQVHVTCDLSALQR; from the exons atgagcagcaagatcctcactttactgtatgagcgtggtaattgcaaaattacgccacgccacaggagggcagtagttgttggctgcaacaaaaaagaacagctaTTGTGCGTAGGCAACCAGGtgtttaaatttggcacatgcgcggtacctcattctttcaggaagcCATTTCTCTTCCGGCGGTCGAGACACATGCATTCGAACGAG catccggatgcagctcttccagagtgtccagaacacacgccctcgaggttaaaggagaggagattgggccagatcaag gtccaggtccatgtcacttgtgacttgtctgcacttcagagatga
- the LOC144184302 gene encoding uncharacterized protein LOC144184302 isoform X2, whose protein sequence is MSSKILTLLYERGNCKITPRHRRAVVVGCNKKEQLLCVGNQVFKFGTCAVPHSFRKPFLFRRSRHMHPNEHPDATLPECPEHTPSRLKERRLGQIKVHVTCDLSALQR, encoded by the exons atgagcagcaagatcctcactttactgtatgagcgtggtaattgcaaaattacgccacgccacaggagggcagtagttgttggctgcaacaaaaaagaacagctaTTGTGCGTAGGCAACCAGGtgtttaaatttggcacatgcgcggtacctcattctttcaggaagcCATTTCTCTTCCGGCGGTCGAGACACATGCATCCGAACGAG catccGGATGCAACTCTTCCAGAGTGTCCAGAACACACGCCCTCGAGgttaaaggagaggagattgggccagatcaag gtccatgtcacttgtgacttgtctgcacttcagagatga
- the LOC144193324 gene encoding breast cancer metastasis-suppressor 1-like protein-A, producing MLVHSRDKKESNHEEMEVDLPEQDGSSTDEEDTVSTSVSEDGDSSEMDDEDCERRRMECLDEMTTLEKQFTDLKELLYKERLSQVDVKLQEVMAGCAQEYLEPLANLQENMQIRTKVAGIYKDLCLESVKNKYNCEIQAACQHWESEKLLLFDTVQSELEEKIRRLEEDRHSIDITSELWNDGLHSRKNKKKDTFCPIKKKKPVVVSGPYIVYMLQDLDILEDWTAIRKAMASLGPHRGKADAKTERHHHVAHSEDGKLFYDNQWYCRGQTICINRKDEFPTSAIITTINHDEVWFKRLDGTKSKLYISQLQKGKYTIKHS from the exons ATGCTGGTTCACTCCCGAGACAAAAAAGAAAGTAACCACGAAGAAATGGAGGTGGATCTTCCAGAACAAGACGGTAGCAGCACAGACGAGGAGGACACGGTTAGCACGTCGGTGTCTGAAGATGGAGACAGCTCGG agATGGATGATGAAGACTGtgagaggaggaggatggagTGCTTGGATGAGATGACCACCCTGGAGAAACAGTTTACAGACTTAAAAGAGCT ATTGTATAAGGAGCGTCTCAGTCAAGTGGATGTCAAACTGCAAGAAGTGATGGCAGGTTGTGCTCAAGAATATTTGGAACCTTTGGCCAACCtgcaggagaacatgcagatTAGAACCAAAGTTGCAG gcatctACAAAGATTTGTGCTTGGAGTCTGTAAAAAACAAGTACAACTGTGAAATCCAGGCTGCTTGCCAGCATTGGGAG AGTGAGAAGCTACTACTGTTCGACACTGTGCAGAGTGAGCTTGAGGAAAAGATAAGACGGTTGGAGGAAGATAGGCACAGTATTGACATCACTTCAG AGTTGTGGAATGATGGATTGCATTCCCggaaaaataagaagaaagaCACGTTCTGCCCCATCAAAAAGAAGAAGCCTGTTGTCGTTTCAG GACCATATATTGTTTACATGCTCCAAGATCTGGACATTCTAGAAGACTGGACTGCAATAAGAAAg GCTATGGCGTCACTTGGGCCGCATCGGGGCAAGGCTGATG CCAAAACAGAGCGACACCACCATGTAGCACATTCTGAAGATGGAAAACTTTTCTATGACAACCAGTGGTACTGCAGGGGCCAGACCATTTGTATCAACCGCAAAGATGAATTCCCCACAAG TGCCATCATCACTACCATCAACCATGATGAGGTGTGGTTCAAACGTCTGGATGGAACCAAGTCCAAACTCTACATCTCCCAACTGCAGAAAGGCAAATACACTATCAAACACTCATGA
- the LOC144184302 gene encoding uncharacterized protein LOC144184302 isoform X1 produces MSSKILTLLYERGNCKITPRHRRAVVVGCNKKEQLLCVGNQVFKFGTCAVPHSFRKPFLFRRSRHMHPNEHPDATLPECPEHTPSRLKERRLGQIKVQVHVTCDLSALQR; encoded by the exons atgagcagcaagatcctcactttactgtatgagcgtggtaattgcaaaattacgccacgccacaggagggcagtagttgttggctgcaacaaaaaagaacagctaTTGTGCGTAGGCAACCAGGtgtttaaatttggcacatgcgcggtacctcattctttcaggaagcCATTTCTCTTCCGGCGGTCGAGACACATGCATCCGAACGAG catccGGATGCAACTCTTCCAGAGTGTCCAGAACACACGCCCTCGAGgttaaaggagaggagattgggccagatcaag gtccaggtccatgtcacttgtgacttgtctgcacttcagagatga
- the LOC144183570 gene encoding uncharacterized protein LOC144183570 isoform X2 yields the protein MSSKILTLLYERGNCKITPRHRRAVVVGCNKKEQLLCVGNQVFKFGTCAVPHSFRKPFLFRRSRHMHSNEHPDAALPECPEHTPSRLKERRLGQIKVHVTCDLSALQR from the exons atgagcagcaagatcctcactttactgtatgagcgtggtaattgcaaaattacgccacgccacaggagggcagtagttgttggctgcaacaaaaaagaacagctaTTGTGCGTAGGCAACCAGGtgtttaaatttggcacatgcgcggtacctcattctttcaggaagcCATTTCTCTTCCGGCGGTCGAGACACATGCATTCGAACGAG catccggatgcagctcttccagagtgtccagaacacacgccctcgaggttaaaggagaggagattgggccagatcaag gtccatgtcacttgtgacttgtctgcacttcagagatga